GCCAGTGCTCGATGACGTTTCCACCTTCGTCCGCCGCGTCACGCATGGGATCATCGCAACGAGCGTCGACACGGGACAAAATGAACCATAGCGAGCGGAAGCCACCGGCGGCAGAATGCGCCACCATCCGGTTCGGTATCAGGAGAATGTACGTGGTCGAAGCCCGTTGGAACGGCTCATTGCTTGCTCGGAGCGACGATACCGTGATCGTCGAAGGTAACCACTATTTTCCTGCCGACAGCGTCGACGCGACTGTCCTTCAGCCCAGCAGCACGACAACCATATGCCCCTGGAAGGGGACGGCTCACTACCACAGCCTGCGCGTGGGCGGTGCCGAGAACCCCGACGCGGCGTGGTACTATCCCGAGCCCAAAGCAGCGGCCGAAGAAATCCGAGGTCGCATCGCGTTTTGGAAGGGTGTGACGGTAGGCTAGCCGAGACTACCCCTCGCAATCGCGCCCGCTAAGACCCGAGATTGGTCACTCACGATGCCCATTCTGCCGTCCAGGATTTTGACCTTCGTTCAGGTTGGCCTGAAACGTCCACGCGACGCGGCGTGAGGCCCCGACTTTGTTCATTGACCAACGAGGCGCGAGCATCTCTAGGGTCCGAACTTGTTCTCCGCCACATTTCGATGCTCCATCGGAGCTGGCGATCCGAATGCTCCGGCGTGGCGAAGGAGGAGCGACGCTAGTGGACCAATCCCGTCGAACAACGCTCAGGGTCACGGCTGGGCTACTGACGGTTGGTTTCTGGCCGGGCACTTGCGGGGCCGTGAACACTACATCTGGCAATCCGCGACTCAATCAGCTCGGCTTCCGCCCCGGACGGCCTAAGCGCTTCGTGTTCAGCTGCGGTACCGACCTCGTCGAGCTTCCGGTTTTTTCCATTGAGACCCTAGACGGACGGCGCGTCTTCGAAGGCCGTTTGGACGCAAAGCTACATGACCTGA
This is a stretch of genomic DNA from Sphingomonas sp. Y38-1Y. It encodes these proteins:
- a CDS encoding DUF427 domain-containing protein → MVEARWNGSLLARSDDTVIVEGNHYFPADSVDATVLQPSSTTTICPWKGTAHYHSLRVGGAENPDAAWYYPEPKAAAEEIRGRIAFWKGVTVG